One region of Xylanimonas ulmi genomic DNA includes:
- a CDS encoding SRPBCC family protein — MAFQMAVEIAAPADHVFAHVADVMTMPQWYSAVRSARHLGGGPGVGGRYEVVRELPGGPVRNEVEVTSFEPGREITLTSRTGPTPFVYRYVVDGTPDGSRVTLDGHISGEGLRGPAALLGGLAERLFSKGMKDNLEHLRRIIEAG; from the coding sequence ATGGCGTTCCAGATGGCCGTCGAGATCGCCGCGCCCGCAGACCACGTGTTCGCACACGTTGCCGACGTCATGACCATGCCGCAGTGGTACTCGGCGGTCCGTTCGGCCCGTCACCTCGGCGGCGGGCCCGGCGTCGGTGGCCGCTACGAGGTGGTCCGGGAGCTGCCGGGCGGTCCGGTCCGCAACGAGGTGGAGGTGACGTCGTTCGAGCCGGGCCGCGAGATCACCCTCACCTCACGGACCGGGCCGACGCCGTTCGTCTACCGGTACGTCGTCGACGGCACCCCGGACGGGTCGCGCGTGACCCTGGATGGGCACATCAGCGGCGAGGGACTGCGAGGGCCGGCCGCGCTGCTCGGCGGCCTCGCGGAGCGGCTCTTCAGCAAGGGGATGAAGGACAACCTCGAGCACCTGCGCAGGATCATCGAGGCCGGCTGA
- a CDS encoding MarR family winged helix-turn-helix transcriptional regulator has protein sequence MADGARMTPVEEFRYLVLAVQREGNRLLARRLRTVGLTPSQAEVLRVLQDRAPLMLSDLGELLVCETGTSPSRLVDRLVLAGLVSRDVGTDRRSVRLGLTPEGERKVRQVEDAERALYDELTPLLEGGHLDETLSTLRAVAGAFPAGRAVALRAGRPVAG, from the coding sequence GTGGCTGACGGAGCGCGCATGACGCCGGTCGAGGAGTTCCGCTACCTGGTGCTGGCGGTGCAGCGCGAGGGCAACCGCCTGCTGGCGCGACGGCTCCGGACGGTCGGGCTGACGCCCTCGCAGGCCGAGGTGCTGCGAGTGCTCCAGGACCGAGCACCGTTGATGCTGTCCGACCTGGGCGAGCTCCTGGTCTGCGAGACGGGCACGAGCCCGAGCCGGCTCGTGGATCGCCTCGTCCTCGCCGGTCTCGTGTCACGCGACGTCGGCACGGACCGCCGGTCGGTGAGACTCGGGCTGACCCCCGAGGGCGAGCGCAAGGTGCGGCAGGTGGAGGACGCCGAGCGGGCGCTGTACGACGAGCTCACACCCCTACTCGAGGGCGGGCACCTCGACGAGACGCTGAGCACGCTACGCGCCGTCGCGGGGGCGTTCCCGGCCGGACGAGCCGTGGCTCTGCGCGCGGGCCGTCCGGTCGCCGGGTGA
- the dnaB gene encoding replicative DNA helicase produces the protein MSIEELESSYHGSPAAFDRTPPQDINAEMSVLGGMLISKDAIADVVETIRGNDFYRPVHETVYDAILDLYGRGEPADGITVADELRRRGELERVGGAAYLADLVAGVPTAANAGYYARIVRERAVLRRLVEAGTRIVQLGYARDGGDVDDIVNNAQAEIYAVTERRTTEDYLPLAEIIGGTMDEIEAAGHRGEGMTGVPTGFADLDRLTNGLHAGQMIVIAARPAIGKALALDTPLPTPTGWTTMGEVAVGDQLLGADGRATRVVAATEVMVDRPCFEVEFDDGTVIVADAEHLWATSTRAQRRRAHAGRPAETTTRTTREIAATVRCASTDARANHTVRTTGALALPERDLPLHPYALGVWLGDGHSASARFTSADVEIAMTIEGLGYDLTETEPHEGPVTAILRSLGVLGNKHIPMSYLRGSERQRRALLAGLLDTDGTVNPTGSPQFTSTSRRLADGVRELLHSLGYRTGWSQKRVNGRSPASSTAFTITFTTDDDVFWLERKRLVHKDRRRPSSARLTQRSIVQVRPVESVPVRCVQVDSADRLYLASRAMIPTHNSTLAIDIARSASIKHGQASVVFSLEMGRNEITMRLLAAEARVHLQKLRNGNMADDDWQKLAKVMGKVSEAPLFIDDSPNMSLMEIRAKARRLKQRHDLKLIVIDYLQLMSSGKRVESRQQEVSEFSRALKLLAKELEVPVIALSQLNRGPEQRGDKKPQMSDLRESGCLTEDTRILRADTGAETTMGELFALNAKDVPVWALNERLQYVRRHLTHVFPTGVKPVFRLRLASGKEVEATANHPFLTYEGWTPLGELEVGARLGVPRHVPGPEMCAQWDDRKVVMLANLLGDGSSVTRQATEDASIDKRNSIAEWLDDLGLSRAPSHERFVPTSVFHLPKQQIALFIKHLWATGGSVTVDANGRGGRISYRSTSRPLLDGVARLLLRFGISARVRAATGEARNRQGHTLDISGVDDQRRFLQEIGVRGDGEAAERLLAIVRDTSASPNVDVPRQVWDDVRDVLVENGMTHRQFAEAVGARFGGSPLGEAAPSRQRLGKIAAVLEGEELEIMAVNDLLWDEVVSIEPLGEKQVFDATVLDTHNFIANGIAVHNSIEQDADMVILLHREDAYEKESPRAGEADLIVAKHRNGPTDTITVAFQGHYSRFVDMQA, from the coding sequence ATGTCGATCGAGGAGCTCGAATCCTCCTATCACGGGTCTCCCGCCGCGTTCGACCGCACCCCACCGCAGGACATCAACGCCGAGATGAGCGTGCTCGGCGGCATGCTCATCAGCAAGGACGCCATCGCCGACGTCGTCGAGACCATCCGCGGCAACGACTTCTACCGCCCGGTCCACGAGACCGTCTACGACGCGATCCTCGACCTGTACGGGCGGGGCGAGCCCGCCGACGGCATCACCGTGGCCGACGAGCTGCGCCGACGCGGCGAGCTGGAGCGCGTCGGGGGAGCGGCCTACCTCGCCGACCTCGTCGCGGGCGTGCCCACCGCCGCCAACGCCGGCTACTACGCCCGCATCGTGCGCGAGCGCGCCGTGCTGCGCCGCCTCGTCGAGGCCGGCACGCGCATCGTCCAGCTCGGCTACGCGCGCGACGGCGGCGACGTGGACGACATCGTCAACAACGCCCAGGCCGAGATCTACGCCGTCACCGAGCGGCGCACCACCGAGGACTACCTGCCGCTCGCCGAGATCATCGGCGGCACCATGGACGAGATCGAGGCGGCCGGTCACCGCGGCGAGGGCATGACCGGTGTGCCCACCGGGTTCGCGGACCTCGACCGGCTGACCAACGGCCTGCACGCGGGGCAGATGATCGTCATCGCGGCCCGGCCGGCGATCGGCAAGGCGCTCGCGCTCGACACACCCCTCCCGACGCCCACCGGCTGGACGACGATGGGCGAGGTCGCGGTGGGTGACCAACTTCTCGGGGCCGACGGGCGAGCGACGCGGGTGGTCGCGGCGACTGAGGTCATGGTGGACCGGCCGTGCTTCGAGGTCGAGTTCGACGACGGCACGGTGATCGTGGCGGACGCGGAGCACCTGTGGGCGACGAGCACCCGGGCCCAGCGCCGCCGGGCGCACGCTGGGCGGCCGGCAGAGACGACCACACGGACGACGCGGGAGATCGCCGCGACGGTGCGGTGCGCCTCGACGGACGCGCGCGCCAACCACACCGTGCGCACGACGGGCGCGCTGGCTCTGCCCGAACGTGATCTCCCCTTGCATCCGTACGCGCTGGGCGTGTGGCTCGGTGACGGGCACTCGGCGTCCGCTCGGTTCACCTCTGCGGATGTCGAGATCGCGATGACGATCGAGGGGCTCGGCTACGACCTCACGGAGACCGAGCCTCACGAGGGGCCCGTCACGGCCATCTTGCGCTCGCTCGGTGTGCTGGGGAACAAGCACATCCCGATGAGTTACCTGCGTGGTTCGGAGCGGCAGCGGCGCGCCCTGCTCGCCGGACTGCTCGACACGGACGGAACGGTCAACCCCACCGGGAGCCCTCAGTTCACCTCGACGAGCCGACGGCTCGCCGACGGCGTCCGAGAGCTTCTCCACAGCCTTGGCTACCGGACAGGCTGGTCGCAGAAGCGCGTCAACGGACGAAGCCCCGCCTCGTCTACAGCGTTCACGATCACGTTCACGACCGATGACGACGTGTTCTGGCTCGAGCGCAAGCGCCTCGTCCACAAGGACCGGCGCCGTCCGTCGTCGGCTCGGCTCACCCAGCGCTCGATCGTTCAGGTCCGCCCGGTCGAGTCCGTGCCGGTGCGGTGTGTGCAGGTCGACAGCGCTGACCGCCTCTACCTCGCGAGCCGGGCGATGATCCCGACGCATAACTCGACGCTCGCAATCGACATCGCCCGCTCGGCGTCGATCAAGCACGGGCAGGCGTCGGTCGTGTTCTCGCTCGAGATGGGGCGCAACGAGATCACGATGCGTCTGCTCGCCGCCGAGGCGCGCGTGCACCTGCAGAAGCTGCGCAACGGCAATATGGCCGACGACGACTGGCAGAAGCTCGCCAAGGTCATGGGCAAGGTGTCCGAGGCGCCGCTGTTCATCGACGACTCGCCCAATATGTCGCTCATGGAGATTCGCGCCAAGGCGCGACGGCTCAAGCAGCGGCATGACCTCAAGTTGATCGTCATCGACTATCTGCAGCTCATGTCGTCGGGCAAGCGCGTGGAGTCACGTCAGCAGGAGGTCTCCGAGTTCTCGCGCGCGCTCAAGCTGCTCGCCAAGGAGCTTGAGGTCCCCGTGATCGCGCTGTCGCAGCTCAACCGTGGGCCGGAGCAGCGCGGCGACAAGAAGCCGCAGATGTCGGACCTTCGCGAGTCCGGCTGCCTCACCGAGGACACGCGCATCCTGCGCGCCGACACCGGTGCCGAGACGACGATGGGCGAGCTGTTCGCGCTCAACGCCAAGGACGTGCCCGTGTGGGCGCTCAACGAGCGGCTGCAGTATGTCCGCCGCCACCTCACCCACGTGTTCCCGACGGGCGTCAAGCCCGTGTTCCGACTGCGCCTGGCGTCCGGCAAGGAGGTCGAGGCGACGGCGAACCACCCGTTCCTCACGTATGAGGGCTGGACGCCGCTGGGCGAGCTCGAGGTGGGCGCGCGCCTGGGCGTGCCGCGGCACGTGCCCGGGCCTGAGATGTGCGCGCAGTGGGACGACCGCAAGGTCGTGATGCTCGCGAACCTGCTGGGCGACGGGTCCTCCGTGACGCGCCAGGCGACCGAGGATGCGTCGATCGACAAGCGCAACTCCATCGCCGAGTGGCTCGACGACCTGGGACTCTCCAGAGCGCCCAGCCACGAGAGATTCGTGCCCACCAGCGTGTTCCACCTGCCCAAGCAGCAGATCGCGCTCTTCATCAAGCACCTTTGGGCGACTGGCGGCTCGGTCACCGTCGACGCGAACGGTCGCGGCGGGCGCATCTCCTACCGCTCGACCTCGCGCCCGCTTCTCGACGGCGTGGCGCGGCTGCTGCTGCGCTTCGGCATCTCCGCGCGGGTGCGCGCCGCGACGGGCGAGGCCAGGAACCGTCAGGGACACACGCTCGACATCTCAGGTGTCGACGACCAGCGGCGCTTCCTCCAGGAGATCGGCGTCCGCGGCGACGGCGAGGCGGCCGAGCGGCTGCTCGCGATCGTCCGCGACACCTCCGCGAGCCCGAACGTCGATGTGCCGCGGCAGGTCTGGGACGACGTGCGCGACGTGCTTGTCGAGAACGGCATGACGCATCGGCAGTTCGCCGAGGCCGTCGGCGCGAGGTTCGGTGGGAGCCCCCTGGGGGAGGCGGCGCCGTCGCGTCAGCGCCTCGGAAAGATCGCCGCCGTGCTGGAGGGCGAGGAGCTCGAGATCATGGCGGTCAACGACCTGCTGTGGGACGAGGTCGTCTCCATCGAGCCCCTGGGGGAGAAGCAGGTCTTCGACGCGACCGTGCTCGACACCCACAACTTCATCGCCAATGGGATCGCCGTCCACAACAGCATCGAGCAGGACGCCGACATGGTGATCCTGCTGCACCGTGAGGACGCCTACGAGAAGGAGTCGCCGCGCGCGGGCGAGGCCGACCTCATCGTGGCGAAGCACCGTAATGGACCGACGGACACGATCACCGTCGCCTTCCAGGGGCACTACTCCAGATTCGTGGACATGCAGGCGTAG
- a CDS encoding MATE family efflux transporter gives MDREILALAVPALGALVAEPLFVLVDSAVVGRLGTAQLAGLALASNLLLTVVGLCVFLAYATTAVVARLMGAGREREALQAGVDGMWLALGVGAGLAALAWLGAPAAVSALGGTGEVATHAVAYLRASAAGLPGMLLVLAATGVLRGLQDTRTPLAVASTGAVVNAGLNITLVYGAGMGIAGSGLGTALTQLAMAATLTVVVVRGARARGASLRPAAGGIWASVVAGLPLLVRTASLRLAILLTVSVATRLGDVTLAAHQIVGSLWGLAAFALDALAIAAQALVGHGLGARDVAHVRAVLRRALRWGMLAGVVIGVVIGGAGWWLAPLFGSDDAVRAAAAAGLAVCGLFMPMAGWVFVLDGVLIGAGDGRYLAAVGMVTLVVYAPAALAVAVWAPDGAAGVAWLWAAFAGVFMLARAVTTGVRARGSRWMVMGA, from the coding sequence ATCGACCGCGAGATCCTCGCCCTCGCCGTGCCGGCGCTGGGCGCGCTCGTGGCCGAGCCGCTGTTCGTGCTCGTCGACTCCGCCGTGGTCGGGCGACTCGGCACCGCGCAGCTCGCGGGCCTCGCGCTCGCCTCCAACCTGCTGCTCACCGTCGTCGGCCTGTGCGTGTTCCTCGCCTACGCGACCACCGCCGTCGTCGCCCGGCTCATGGGCGCGGGCCGCGAACGCGAGGCCCTGCAGGCCGGCGTCGACGGCATGTGGCTCGCGCTCGGCGTCGGCGCCGGCCTGGCGGCGCTCGCCTGGCTCGGCGCGCCCGCCGCGGTCAGCGCGCTCGGCGGGACCGGCGAGGTCGCCACACACGCCGTCGCCTACCTGCGCGCCTCGGCGGCCGGGCTGCCCGGCATGCTCCTGGTGCTCGCCGCGACGGGCGTGCTGCGCGGCCTCCAAGACACGCGCACGCCGCTCGCCGTCGCGTCCACCGGCGCCGTCGTCAACGCGGGCCTGAACATCACGCTCGTCTACGGCGCCGGAATGGGCATCGCCGGCTCCGGCCTCGGCACCGCGCTCACGCAGCTCGCGATGGCCGCGACGCTCACCGTCGTCGTCGTGCGGGGCGCCCGAGCCCGCGGCGCCAGCCTGCGCCCGGCCGCCGGCGGAATCTGGGCGAGCGTCGTCGCCGGCCTCCCGCTGCTGGTGCGCACCGCGTCGCTGCGCCTGGCCATCCTGCTCACCGTCTCGGTCGCCACGCGCCTGGGCGACGTCACGCTCGCCGCGCACCAGATCGTGGGCAGCCTGTGGGGACTGGCCGCGTTCGCGCTCGACGCCCTCGCGATCGCCGCGCAGGCCCTGGTCGGCCACGGCCTGGGCGCGCGCGACGTCGCCCACGTCCGCGCGGTGCTGCGCCGCGCCCTGCGCTGGGGCATGCTCGCCGGCGTCGTCATCGGCGTCGTCATCGGCGGCGCCGGGTGGTGGCTCGCGCCGCTGTTCGGCTCCGACGACGCCGTGCGCGCGGCCGCCGCGGCGGGCCTGGCCGTGTGCGGGCTGTTCATGCCCATGGCGGGCTGGGTCTTCGTGCTCGACGGCGTCCTCATCGGCGCGGGAGACGGCCGGTACCTGGCCGCCGTCGGCATGGTGACGCTCGTCGTCTACGCCCCGGCCGCGCTCGCCGTGGCCGTCTGGGCGCCCGACGGCGCGGCGGGTGTCGCCTGGCTCTGGGCGGCGTTCGCCGGCGTCTTCATGCTCGCCCGCGCCGTGACCACGGGCGTGCGGGCCCGCGGCAGCCGGTGGATGGTCATGGGCGCCTGA
- a CDS encoding carboxypeptidase regulatory-like domain-containing protein has product MQRRHSLAGVVTTAVCAVVTLAATTAVGLAPAAAAPAGPSVITADVASNAEDKFTTAAADALSKGQKADFWVKLADKADLSAAKDIADWNERGQYVYDTLTKVAAESQKDVVAQLDAAGADYEPFWISNRVLVKDGDLALATALAAAPAVKEIHETVTIEPEKPVAERPSSDKGLNAPEWGLVAIHAPEAWAMGATGAGIVVSSVDSGVDGHHPALESKYRGYQADGTFDNDYNFFDTSGSCGPSGDPCDADAHGTHTMGTMVGSDGGSNQIGVAPGAQWVEANGCATCEDADLLEAGEWQVAPTRTDGSDPDPSKRPNIVNNSWGYRAAGTIDDWYADIVTAWEAAGIFGAWSAGNSGPTCSTTSSPGANTIDYSAGAFDSSGQIAYFSSRGPGEDGLTKPNLAAPGVNVRSSVPGGGYANYDGTSMAAPHLAGAVALLWSYAPSLVGDIEGTKALLDQTAVDVDDTSCGGTAADNNVWGEGKLDVVALLEAAPHDAAGTVSGTVTSQGAPVAGATVVLDGENDRTLTTDANGAFEGLVTEGDYTATASAYGLLPQTEAVTVTADETTTVDFDLAAAPTHTVSGTVTDAVTGAAVAGASIQIAPGGLAATSGADGTYAVSDVPEGSYTLTATAGACAEPVSLPLTVDGDETLDVALQAGADDYGYFCTVSQGAYLQGTTKLPLTGDDVTGSIALPFAFSFYGKTYSTGYLTSNGHLNFLAATSSYSNGAIPAAAAPNAAIYPFWDDLYLDADAGVYTASTTVDGVAAFTIEWRNVRKYSPNTDRLNFSVTLLADGRIILGYGALTDTSTAHGDSATVGIENAEGTVASQYSLNAPVLHEGLTITYDLPPQGTVAGTIKDYNTKAPVAGATVTATSADGDVKDATTAADGTYELLLFEGRWTVEVSASGYEGASKAVAIAEGSPKTFNAQLKAGQLAVSTTAINANLAIGGSVSRNVRVTNNGSAPVEVNLGASGDEFAMLGSTSSASQGVIKGVEGKATVAKTAGSKFGAAAEAKPGSGLTTNGKASKLAGSATSVTPAAPVIPAGEVTLTHSTSQNIVTGNAAACPGGPTQWLRTFTLADFGISGGLDVSAVSFGVESNAQAQPITVNLYTLAGDLVYANMTKIGTATTQVAAGSGAMVTVPVTGTVPAGGTLVAEVVAPIGGTFYIGSNAEPETAPSYLASTFCQTPDPATSAEIGFPDMHVVLNVTGQTTGGGSGVAWLDVQPPTFTLQPGKSVVAVATMTADVDQPGAYSATITVGAETPYENPSVTATMTVKQPAGWGKVTGTVTNAAGEPLSGAVVSLDGVSYDITLITGEDGTYAYWFQKANGPLQVTVSAQGYVPQTKKAQIVAGQTTVYDFALKPLP; this is encoded by the coding sequence GTGCAACGAAGGCACTCCCTCGCGGGCGTGGTGACGACGGCAGTCTGCGCCGTCGTCACCCTCGCCGCGACCACCGCCGTCGGGTTGGCGCCAGCAGCCGCCGCCCCGGCCGGACCGTCGGTCATCACGGCCGACGTCGCCTCGAACGCCGAGGACAAGTTCACGACGGCGGCCGCCGACGCCCTGTCGAAGGGCCAGAAGGCGGACTTCTGGGTCAAGTTGGCCGACAAGGCCGACCTGTCCGCGGCCAAGGACATCGCCGACTGGAACGAGCGTGGCCAGTACGTCTACGACACGCTGACCAAGGTCGCGGCCGAGTCGCAGAAGGACGTCGTCGCGCAACTGGACGCCGCCGGCGCCGACTACGAGCCCTTCTGGATCAGCAACCGCGTCCTGGTCAAGGACGGCGACCTGGCCTTGGCCACGGCGCTGGCCGCCGCCCCGGCGGTCAAGGAGATCCACGAGACGGTGACGATCGAGCCCGAGAAGCCGGTCGCCGAGCGTCCGTCGAGCGACAAGGGCCTGAACGCGCCTGAGTGGGGCCTGGTGGCCATCCACGCGCCCGAGGCGTGGGCCATGGGGGCCACCGGCGCCGGAATCGTGGTGTCGTCGGTGGACTCGGGCGTCGACGGCCACCACCCGGCGCTGGAGTCGAAGTACCGCGGCTACCAGGCCGACGGGACGTTCGACAACGACTACAACTTCTTCGACACCTCGGGCTCCTGCGGACCGTCAGGCGACCCGTGTGACGCCGACGCGCACGGCACCCACACCATGGGCACCATGGTCGGCTCGGACGGCGGCTCGAACCAGATCGGCGTCGCCCCCGGCGCGCAGTGGGTCGAGGCGAACGGCTGCGCCACCTGCGAGGACGCGGACCTGCTCGAGGCGGGCGAGTGGCAGGTCGCCCCGACGCGGACCGACGGGTCGGACCCTGACCCGAGCAAGCGCCCGAACATCGTCAACAACTCGTGGGGCTACCGCGCGGCGGGCACGATCGACGACTGGTACGCCGACATCGTCACGGCGTGGGAGGCGGCCGGCATCTTCGGCGCCTGGTCGGCCGGCAACAGCGGCCCGACCTGTTCGACGACGTCGTCACCCGGCGCGAACACGATCGACTACTCGGCGGGCGCGTTCGACAGCTCCGGGCAGATCGCGTACTTCTCCTCACGCGGACCAGGCGAGGACGGCCTGACCAAGCCCAACCTCGCGGCGCCGGGCGTCAACGTGCGCTCGTCGGTGCCGGGCGGCGGCTACGCGAACTACGACGGCACGTCGATGGCCGCGCCGCACCTCGCGGGCGCCGTGGCGCTCCTGTGGAGCTACGCGCCGTCGCTCGTCGGCGACATCGAGGGCACCAAGGCCCTGCTCGACCAGACCGCCGTGGACGTCGACGACACCTCGTGCGGCGGCACCGCGGCGGACAACAACGTGTGGGGCGAGGGCAAGCTCGACGTCGTCGCGCTGCTCGAGGCCGCACCGCACGACGCCGCGGGCACCGTGAGCGGCACGGTCACCTCGCAGGGAGCTCCGGTCGCCGGTGCGACCGTGGTTCTGGACGGCGAGAACGACCGCACGCTGACCACCGACGCGAACGGCGCCTTCGAGGGCCTGGTCACCGAGGGCGACTACACCGCCACGGCGTCGGCGTACGGCCTGCTGCCGCAGACCGAGGCGGTCACGGTGACCGCGGACGAGACGACGACGGTCGACTTCGACCTCGCCGCCGCGCCGACGCACACGGTGTCCGGCACGGTCACCGACGCCGTCACCGGCGCCGCGGTGGCGGGCGCCTCGATCCAGATCGCCCCGGGCGGGCTCGCCGCGACGTCGGGCGCCGACGGCACGTACGCCGTGTCCGACGTCCCGGAGGGCTCGTACACCCTGACCGCGACGGCGGGCGCGTGCGCCGAGCCGGTCAGCCTTCCGCTCACGGTGGACGGCGATGAGACGCTCGACGTCGCACTCCAGGCGGGCGCTGACGACTACGGCTACTTCTGCACGGTCTCGCAGGGCGCGTACCTGCAGGGCACGACGAAGCTGCCGCTGACCGGTGACGACGTCACCGGGTCCATCGCGCTGCCGTTCGCGTTCTCCTTCTACGGCAAGACGTACAGCACCGGGTACCTGACCTCGAACGGCCACCTGAACTTCCTGGCCGCGACGTCGTCGTACTCGAACGGCGCGATCCCGGCCGCGGCGGCGCCGAATGCCGCGATCTACCCGTTCTGGGACGACCTGTACCTCGACGCCGACGCGGGCGTGTACACCGCCTCGACCACGGTTGACGGCGTGGCGGCGTTCACGATCGAGTGGCGCAACGTGCGCAAGTACTCGCCCAACACCGACCGCCTCAACTTCTCGGTCACGCTGCTCGCCGACGGCCGGATCATCCTCGGCTACGGCGCGCTCACCGACACCTCGACCGCCCACGGCGACTCGGCGACCGTCGGCATCGAGAACGCCGAGGGCACGGTGGCCTCGCAGTACTCGCTCAACGCGCCGGTGCTGCACGAGGGTCTGACGATCACCTACGACCTGCCCCCGCAGGGGACGGTCGCGGGCACGATCAAGGACTACAACACCAAGGCCCCCGTCGCGGGCGCCACCGTCACGGCGACGTCCGCGGACGGCGACGTGAAGGACGCCACCACGGCGGCCGACGGAACCTACGAGCTGCTGCTGTTCGAGGGTCGCTGGACCGTGGAGGTGTCGGCCTCGGGGTACGAGGGCGCCTCCAAGGCCGTGGCGATCGCCGAGGGCTCGCCCAAGACGTTCAACGCGCAGCTCAAGGCGGGTCAGCTCGCCGTGTCGACGACGGCGATCAACGCCAACCTCGCCATCGGCGGCTCCGTCTCGCGCAACGTGCGGGTGACCAACAACGGCTCCGCGCCGGTCGAGGTCAACCTGGGCGCCAGCGGCGACGAGTTCGCGATGCTGGGCTCGACGTCGTCCGCGAGCCAGGGTGTCATCAAGGGTGTCGAGGGCAAGGCGACGGTGGCCAAGACCGCGGGGTCGAAGTTCGGCGCCGCTGCCGAGGCCAAGCCGGGCAGCGGCCTGACGACGAACGGCAAGGCGTCCAAGCTCGCGGGGTCCGCGACGTCGGTCACCCCGGCCGCGCCGGTGATCCCGGCCGGTGAGGTGACGCTGACCCACTCGACGTCGCAGAACATCGTGACGGGCAACGCGGCCGCCTGCCCGGGCGGACCGACGCAGTGGCTGCGCACCTTCACGCTGGCGGACTTCGGCATCAGCGGGGGGCTGGACGTCTCGGCCGTCAGCTTCGGCGTCGAGTCGAACGCCCAGGCCCAGCCGATCACGGTGAACCTGTACACCCTGGCCGGTGACCTGGTGTACGCCAACATGACGAAGATCGGCACCGCGACCACCCAGGTCGCGGCGGGCAGCGGCGCCATGGTCACTGTCCCGGTGACGGGCACGGTCCCGGCGGGCGGCACGCTCGTGGCCGAGGTCGTCGCGCCGATCGGCGGCACGTTCTACATCGGCTCGAACGCCGAGCCCGAGACGGCGCCGTCGTACCTCGCCTCGACGTTCTGCCAGACGCCGGACCCGGCGACGTCGGCCGAGATCGGCTTCCCCGACATGCACGTGGTGCTCAACGTGACCGGTCAGACGACCGGGGGCGGCTCGGGTGTCGCGTGGCTGGACGTCCAGCCGCCGACGTTCACGCTGCAGCCGGGCAAGTCGGTGGTGGCCGTGGCCACCATGACGGCGGACGTCGACCAGCCGGGCGCCTACTCGGCGACCATCACGGTCGGCGCCGAGACCCCGTACGAGAACCCGTCGGTGACCGCCACCATGACGGTCAAGCAGCCGGCCGGCTGGGGCAAGGTGACCGGGACCGTGACGAACGCGGCCGGCGAGCCGTTGTCCGGGGCGGTCGTCTCGCTCGACGGCGTCTCGTACGACATCACCCTCATCACGGGTGAGGACGGCACGTACGCCTACTGGTTCCAGAAGGCGAACGGGCCGCTCCAGGTGACCGTCTCGGCGCAGGGTTACGTGCCGCAGACCAAGAAGGCCCAGATCGTGGCGGGCCAGACGACGGTCTACGACTTCGCCCTCAAGCCGCTGCCGTAG
- a CDS encoding winged helix-turn-helix domain-containing protein → MPTGDPQEEVGTQSTFGGRWMSALTQGPAVSEPGYVLCVGLSLAQIREVTMALAGRAAVLAVADTDAARALLGPPDAGPPVESVPPVPPVTSTEFGPDLGAMPRPQATTITLTPAHLLAGPPRHAVTTATRSTPASGTAYRGTSQTLAAGAAQADAVTAPVTGGVPLVTLHRGPLSVDLATREVTARGMRVHLSRREFDLLAALASDVGRVWSFEELTLLVWRQGYLGDADHVTSAVKRLRKRLGPVPGLEVASVRGVGYRLVVPA, encoded by the coding sequence ATGCCCACCGGCGACCCGCAGGAGGAGGTCGGGACGCAGTCGACCTTCGGGGGACGATGGATGAGCGCACTGACGCAAGGGCCTGCCGTGTCGGAACCGGGGTACGTGCTCTGCGTCGGGCTGTCGCTCGCACAGATCCGTGAGGTCACCATGGCGCTCGCCGGCCGCGCCGCAGTGCTCGCCGTCGCCGACACCGACGCGGCGCGCGCGCTGCTCGGCCCGCCCGATGCCGGCCCGCCGGTCGAGTCCGTGCCGCCTGTGCCGCCCGTCACGTCGACCGAGTTCGGGCCCGACCTGGGCGCCATGCCCCGGCCGCAGGCCACCACGATCACCCTGACGCCGGCGCATCTGCTCGCCGGGCCGCCGCGCCACGCGGTCACCACCGCGACGCGGTCGACACCCGCGTCGGGGACGGCGTACCGCGGGACCTCGCAGACGCTCGCAGCGGGTGCGGCGCAGGCGGACGCCGTCACCGCGCCCGTCACCGGCGGCGTCCCGCTCGTGACACTGCACCGCGGGCCGTTGAGCGTCGACCTGGCGACCCGCGAGGTCACCGCGCGCGGGATGCGGGTCCACCTGTCTCGGCGCGAGTTCGACCTGCTGGCCGCGCTCGCCTCCGACGTCGGGCGGGTGTGGTCGTTCGAGGAGCTGACCCTGCTGGTGTGGCGGCAGGGCTACCTCGGCGACGCCGACCACGTCACCTCGGCGGTCAAGCGCCTGCGCAAGCGCCTCGGCCCGGTGCCGGGCCTGGAGGTCGCCTCGGTCCGCGGCGTCGGGTACCGCCTCGTCGTGCCCGCCTGA